A section of the Verrucomicrobiota bacterium genome encodes:
- a CDS encoding YkgJ family cysteine cluster protein — MRRRNPHKTSDPRRDTEEAIAGVRQIYAELKANPPERNCTLLTECCRFQLTGATPVLTKGEALTAAKAVRAAGRKELPKREDGACPLLHPYTSRCMIYEGRPFGCRTHFCEAAGGPYTRKEVTEWIHRLEEIDARIGGDGGRDITVAIRDALEDLK, encoded by the coding sequence ATGCGCCGCCGCAATCCCCACAAGACTTCCGATCCTCGTCGCGATACCGAGGAGGCTATTGCCGGTGTCCGTCAGATCTATGCGGAACTCAAGGCTAACCCTCCCGAGCGTAACTGTACCCTGCTGACCGAGTGCTGCCGTTTTCAACTCACGGGGGCGACTCCCGTCCTGACCAAGGGAGAGGCACTCACGGCAGCTAAGGCTGTTCGCGCCGCGGGTAGAAAGGAATTACCGAAGCGCGAGGATGGAGCCTGTCCGCTGCTTCACCCCTACACGTCACGCTGCATGATCTACGAGGGACGACCCTTCGGATGCCGCACCCATTTCTGCGAAGCCGCAGGAGGTCCCTATACCAGAAAGGAAGTCACCGAGTGGATCCACCGCCTCGAGGAGATCGACGCTCGAATCGGGGGGGATGGGGGTCGTGACATCACCGTGGCCATCCGGGATGCGCTGGAAGACTTGAAATAG
- a CDS encoding four helix bundle protein translates to MNDEKKPAADLSARTKTFALRVIRLYSALPKNTLAQTLGKQVLRSGTSVGANYREANRSRSRNEFIAKIGDCLKELDETAYWLDLLVESDILPLLKTKELSRECDELIAILTTISKRTKASTLHHS, encoded by the coding sequence ATGAATGATGAAAAGAAACCAGCCGCCGACCTATCCGCTAGGACGAAGACATTCGCCCTGAGGGTGATCAGGCTCTATAGCGCCCTTCCGAAAAACACCCTGGCACAAACTCTGGGAAAACAGGTTCTGAGATCCGGTACTTCCGTGGGAGCGAATTATCGTGAAGCCAATCGATCACGATCGAGAAACGAGTTCATTGCCAAGATCGGGGATTGCCTGAAAGAACTCGATGAAACCGCATACTGGTTGGATTTGCTGGTTGAATCAGACATTCTTCCGCTTCTGAAAACCAAGGAACTCAGCAGGGAATGTGATGAGCTCATCGCCATCCTGACGACGATTTCAAAGAGAACCAAGGCTTCAACCCTTCATCATTCATAA
- a CDS encoding NAD(P)/FAD-dependent oxidoreductase translates to MKYKSPGNRAFFTHQLIPHTSAFILSLVPHAAPLCHDYLVSTEIPEQYDVIVIGGGGGGMFCAFTAANRGKRVLLLEHNERLGKKIEISGGGRCNFTNINASAENYLSENPDFCKSALARYTPWDFIGLVEKHGIAYHEKKLGQQFCDGSSRQIIGMLESECREAGVRVLSHCDVREVEKRDKFVIHTSRGTFQSDALVMATGGLSFPKLGASDLGYRIARKFGIGVTELRPGLVPLTFQSSEKNFYEPLAGVALLVRITAGGRRFEEAMLFTHRGLSGPAALQISSYWDGTSPLAINLLPEKTDSEAFASTIRSGTTALQSLSKIWPRRFAESWCSRNAPEKPLASCSKEEIERLDASLHGWKQSFSGTEGYPKAEVTCGGIDTGELSSKTMESRKVPGLYFIGEVVDVTGWLGGYNFQWAWASASACGTAI, encoded by the coding sequence ATGAAGTATAAAAGTCCTGGCAATCGCGCCTTTTTCACTCACCAACTCATCCCTCATACTTCAGCATTCATACTTTCCCTTGTTCCACACGCAGCCCCCCTCTGTCATGACTATCTGGTGAGCACGGAGATACCCGAACAGTATGATGTCATTGTGATTGGCGGTGGTGGTGGTGGTATGTTCTGCGCCTTCACAGCGGCGAATCGTGGAAAGAGGGTCCTTCTTCTGGAACACAACGAACGGCTTGGAAAGAAGATCGAGATCTCCGGCGGCGGACGCTGTAACTTCACCAATATTAACGCCTCCGCAGAGAACTACCTCTCCGAGAACCCAGACTTCTGCAAATCGGCACTGGCCCGCTACACCCCCTGGGACTTCATCGGGCTCGTAGAAAAGCATGGCATCGCCTACCATGAAAAAAAGCTGGGACAGCAGTTCTGCGACGGCAGTTCGCGTCAGATCATCGGAATGTTAGAGAGCGAATGCCGCGAAGCCGGAGTCAGGGTCCTCTCCCACTGCGATGTCCGTGAGGTGGAAAAGAGAGACAAGTTCGTTATTCACACATCCCGGGGAACCTTTCAATCCGATGCCTTGGTCATGGCCACTGGAGGGCTCTCCTTTCCAAAGCTCGGCGCGAGTGATCTCGGCTATCGGATCGCCCGGAAGTTCGGAATCGGAGTGACGGAACTCCGCCCAGGGCTCGTTCCCCTCACCTTCCAATCCTCGGAAAAAAACTTTTACGAACCACTTGCAGGGGTGGCTCTCCTAGTGCGAATCACTGCCGGAGGCCGTCGATTCGAGGAGGCCATGCTCTTCACCCATCGAGGACTCAGCGGCCCGGCAGCCCTCCAGATCTCCTCTTATTGGGATGGAACTTCCCCTCTCGCAATCAACCTTCTCCCTGAGAAAACAGATTCGGAGGCTTTCGCGTCAACAATCCGCAGCGGCACAACGGCATTGCAGAGTCTTTCCAAAATCTGGCCGCGGCGCTTTGCCGAGTCATGGTGTTCTAGGAATGCACCCGAGAAGCCACTTGCAAGTTGCAGCAAGGAGGAGATTGAGAGACTCGATGCATCGCTTCATGGATGGAAGCAGTCCTTCTCCGGGACGGAGGGATATCCGAAGGCGGAGGTCACCTGCGGCGGTATCGACACCGGCGAACTCTCTTCCAAGACAATGGAATCAAGAAAGGTTCCGGGCCTTTATTTCATCGGTGAAGTTGTGGATGTCACGGGCTGGCTAGGCGGCTATAACTTCCAATGGGCCTGGGCCAGTGCCAGTGCCTGCGGTACAGCAATCTGA
- a CDS encoding DEAD/DEAH box helicase, translated as MEKHRFDSLGLSPEILKAVAQLGFEEATPIQSAAIPVLMEGGDLVGQSQTGSGKTAAFAIPAIEKVDPASKAVQVLILCPTRELAEQVADEVHRLTAFKRSIHSVPIYGGASYDRQLFELKKGVQIVIGTPGRIIDHLERGTLKLDQLKVAILDEADRMLDMGFRDDIQKILDATPDERQTVFFSATLSGPIKQLISRYSRDAKTVAIERKDVAAPDIEQFFYEIPPRGKTQALIRLVDFHAFRLGIIFCNTQRMVDELADALLAQGFSADRLHGGITQAQRTRVMNKFKNSEFEFLVATDVAARGIDVDALEVVINYDLPHDPEDYVHRIGRTGRAGRKGMAATFVTGRDIYKIQYLEKFTHSRIRRANIPTSSEVEGKRSEQMFGKVQALLASRNFTDQTQFTDRLMEEGFQATEVCSALFSLLLGQSGGEESFSAPKVSGKSEFPIELPDHEGFAQPKGFKKGNFQPRETGIVSPYAAQGSSGGGAKPGFKPAVKPSFKPSFKAPFEKGKPSKFAKGFKKDRGSR; from the coding sequence ATGGAAAAACACCGCTTCGACAGCCTTGGGCTCTCACCTGAAATCCTCAAGGCAGTCGCCCAGCTTGGCTTTGAGGAGGCCACGCCGATTCAGTCAGCCGCTATTCCGGTCCTGATGGAAGGCGGAGATCTGGTGGGACAGTCTCAGACAGGCTCCGGGAAGACGGCAGCATTTGCAATTCCTGCGATCGAAAAAGTTGACCCCGCGAGCAAGGCCGTTCAGGTCCTGATTCTTTGTCCCACCCGCGAACTCGCCGAGCAGGTCGCCGACGAGGTGCACCGCTTGACTGCCTTCAAGCGCTCTATCCACTCGGTGCCCATCTATGGTGGCGCCTCCTATGACCGTCAGCTTTTTGAGCTCAAGAAAGGTGTTCAGATCGTCATCGGCACCCCCGGACGCATCATCGACCATCTTGAGCGCGGCACCCTCAAGCTGGATCAGCTCAAGGTCGCGATCTTGGACGAGGCCGACCGCATGCTCGATATGGGTTTCCGCGACGATATCCAGAAGATCCTGGATGCGACGCCCGATGAGCGTCAGACGGTCTTCTTCTCCGCCACTCTCTCAGGTCCGATCAAGCAGCTCATCAGCCGCTACTCCCGCGATGCCAAGACTGTCGCGATCGAGCGAAAGGATGTTGCCGCTCCTGACATCGAGCAGTTCTTCTACGAGATCCCGCCCCGCGGCAAGACCCAGGCCCTGATTCGTCTGGTGGACTTTCACGCCTTTCGACTCGGCATTATTTTCTGCAACACCCAGCGCATGGTGGACGAGCTTGCCGATGCCTTGCTGGCGCAGGGATTCTCGGCAGACCGCCTCCATGGTGGCATTACCCAGGCCCAGCGCACGCGTGTCATGAACAAGTTCAAGAACTCCGAGTTTGAGTTCCTGGTAGCCACCGATGTCGCCGCCCGAGGCATCGATGTTGATGCCCTGGAGGTAGTGATCAACTACGACCTTCCGCATGATCCCGAGGATTACGTCCATCGTATCGGCCGCACCGGTCGTGCCGGCCGCAAGGGAATGGCTGCGACCTTCGTCACAGGCCGCGATATCTACAAGATCCAGTATCTCGAGAAGTTCACCCACTCACGTATTCGCAGAGCGAATATCCCAACCTCTTCCGAGGTGGAGGGAAAGCGTTCCGAGCAGATGTTCGGGAAGGTTCAGGCCCTTTTGGCCTCGCGGAATTTCACCGACCAGACCCAGTTCACCGACCGGTTAATGGAAGAAGGTTTCCAGGCTACGGAGGTCTGCTCCGCTCTCTTCTCACTTCTGCTTGGTCAGAGCGGCGGAGAAGAGTCCTTCTCAGCGCCGAAAGTTTCTGGCAAGAGCGAGTTCCCCATTGAGTTGCCAGACCATGAGGGATTCGCCCAGCCAAAGGGTTTCAAGAAAGGGAACTTCCAGCCGCGTGAGACAGGTATTGTCTCGCCCTACGCAGCTCAGGGTTCTTCGGGAGGGGGTGCGAAGCCGGGCTTTAAACCTGCGGTGAAGCCTTCATTTAAGCCTTCTTTCAAGGCTCCCTTTGAGAAAGGAAAGCCCAGCAAGTTCGCCAAGGGATTCAAGAAGGATCGGGGTTCAAGATAG
- a CDS encoding sialate O-acetylesterase, producing MKGICLKSLCASAPLREFFVFLWLSGMGLHADVSMPPIFGDHMVLQQGVTLPVWGSASPGEHVSLSVGNLSEETVADASGKWRITLRPLLSSSAPLVMVINGNNRLELHDVIVGDVWLCAGEANMAFSLSDATVGKESDEKIADEKLRFFQYENTVELKNAHGTQVGTQAVPRKGRWVVCSPESAPAFSAVGYFFARDLRTSHHLPIGMIQCTSEDSPIGSWISQRGLTKPPSISPSPDRETRNSQRGLCFEQLIHPLIPYGIAGIIWYQGESDEGSAALQYRRILPRMIRDWRERWGEGPIPFYFVSQAGFGNEEGSAVESYHAQTGNPALGRALPWLREGTACSLSLPFTGMAQASDLGIADERIPPDKLDVGRRLALLARHRVYGEEIVDSGPLYRGMNVEKGKDGGNDKVRVDFDSVGGGLVLGVSPWKSEGFSPSLVTSLKGFALAGSDRKWFPAQGRIEGDTVLLWSDAVPHPKSVRYGWRGFPKGTLYNKEGLPAAPFRSDTDQPE from the coding sequence ATGAAAGGGATCTGTCTTAAATCCCTCTGCGCCTCTGCGCCTCTGCGCGAGTTTTTTGTATTTCTCTGGCTCTCTGGAATGGGTCTTCACGCGGATGTCTCGATGCCGCCGATTTTTGGCGATCACATGGTGCTTCAGCAGGGAGTGACTCTTCCTGTGTGGGGTTCAGCCTCGCCTGGCGAACATGTCTCCCTCTCAGTCGGTAATCTCTCCGAGGAGACTGTGGCCGATGCATCTGGAAAATGGAGGATCACCTTGCGTCCATTGCTATCATCATCCGCCCCCTTGGTCATGGTGATCAATGGAAACAACCGCTTGGAACTCCATGATGTCATCGTGGGCGATGTCTGGCTCTGTGCCGGCGAGGCGAATATGGCCTTCTCCCTTTCCGATGCGACTGTCGGCAAGGAATCGGATGAGAAAATCGCTGATGAGAAGCTACGTTTTTTTCAGTACGAAAACACCGTTGAGCTGAAGAATGCTCATGGGACTCAAGTCGGAACACAAGCCGTTCCGAGAAAAGGGCGATGGGTTGTCTGCTCCCCCGAGAGCGCCCCCGCTTTCTCCGCCGTGGGATATTTCTTTGCGAGAGACCTGAGAACTTCCCATCACCTTCCGATAGGGATGATCCAGTGCACAAGCGAGGACTCGCCCATCGGCTCCTGGATCAGTCAGCGCGGGCTTACCAAGCCACCCTCCATCTCCCCATCTCCGGATCGAGAGACACGAAATTCCCAACGCGGCTTGTGTTTCGAGCAACTAATCCATCCGCTCATCCCCTACGGCATTGCTGGGATTATTTGGTATCAGGGCGAGTCTGATGAGGGGAGCGCTGCCCTGCAGTACCGTCGTATTCTTCCCCGTATGATCCGTGACTGGAGAGAGAGATGGGGGGAGGGACCCATCCCCTTTTATTTTGTGTCACAAGCCGGATTTGGGAATGAGGAGGGTTCAGCCGTCGAGAGCTATCATGCTCAGACTGGTAACCCGGCACTGGGTCGCGCGCTGCCCTGGCTCAGGGAGGGAACTGCCTGTTCACTCTCTCTGCCATTCACCGGGATGGCCCAGGCCAGTGATCTCGGTATCGCGGACGAGAGGATTCCTCCTGACAAGCTGGATGTGGGGAGACGTCTGGCCCTGCTGGCCCGGCACCGTGTTTATGGAGAGGAGATCGTGGATTCGGGCCCTCTCTATCGCGGGATGAACGTAGAGAAGGGTAAGGATGGGGGTAACGATAAAGTCCGGGTTGATTTTGACTCTGTGGGGGGAGGTCTTGTGTTGGGTGTCTCTCCTTGGAAATCGGAGGGCTTTTCCCCATCACTTGTCACTTCTCTCAAGGGATTCGCGCTTGCGGGCAGCGACCGCAAGTGGTTCCCGGCCCAAGGACGTATCGAGGGCGACACGGTTTTGCTTTGGAGTGATGCCGTTCCCCATCCCAAGTCCGTCCGGTATGGATGGAGAGGTTTCCCAAAAGGGACACTCTACAATAAGGAAGGGCTTCCCGCAGCTCCCTTCCGCTCCGACACAGATCAACCGGAGTAA
- a CDS encoding tyrosine-type recombinase/integrase, translating to MFSLMPSVWINPANSRFYACEYIDAHGKRAIRSTKQLNKKDALRVANEWEEFAAAARSGEATRHQAEAVVNRSLEIAGMGKLKRFTIEEAFKNWILENSKHWSSATLVKYKKASSSFLEFFPPERIKEQLRTITKKDVEAWHDNELAEGKGKSTAGTYLNILRSAFAWMVNEDYIAENQPKKVTLRGASISESREAFSDDEARAILSVCTRDWRGAALFSSWHSIRLGDVARLKWGNLDLERGFIKYLPSKTRNLDQDPRLLVMAQDILRWLKDQEQGKPTDPLFPTLCSRVSGGHQGLSNEFGRIMAKAGIVIPLGREKKGKGRQFRKKSFHSFKHLSHTRMLEADIGAEQRRLMGGHSLTSTAHLSYLHMRPESQTAALAKIPSLMDSMPEPAPEPVSEKKRPARRKVQAG from the coding sequence ATGTTTTCCCTTATGCCCTCCGTATGGATCAACCCCGCCAATAGCCGTTTCTATGCTTGCGAATATATAGACGCTCACGGAAAGAGGGCAATCCGCTCAACTAAACAGCTCAATAAAAAAGACGCCTTAAGGGTTGCGAATGAGTGGGAGGAGTTCGCCGCCGCCGCTAGGTCAGGGGAGGCGACCCGTCATCAAGCCGAGGCCGTGGTCAACCGATCTCTTGAGATTGCCGGAATGGGGAAGCTGAAGAGATTTACTATCGAGGAGGCTTTCAAGAATTGGATCTTGGAAAACTCGAAACATTGGTCATCTGCAACCCTTGTGAAATACAAGAAGGCATCTTCTAGTTTTTTGGAGTTTTTCCCGCCGGAGCGAATCAAGGAGCAGTTGCGAACGATCACGAAAAAGGATGTGGAGGCATGGCACGACAACGAGCTTGCCGAGGGAAAAGGCAAATCTACGGCCGGGACATACTTGAACATCCTTCGCTCCGCCTTCGCTTGGATGGTGAACGAGGATTACATTGCCGAGAATCAACCGAAAAAAGTCACGCTCCGGGGGGCAAGCATATCGGAATCAAGGGAAGCTTTTTCCGACGATGAGGCCCGAGCGATCCTTTCGGTTTGCACGAGGGATTGGCGGGGAGCCGCACTCTTTTCCTCATGGCACTCCATCCGCCTTGGGGATGTGGCAAGGCTCAAATGGGGCAACCTCGATCTCGAAAGGGGCTTTATTAAATACCTCCCTTCCAAGACCCGAAACCTCGATCAAGACCCGCGCCTTTTGGTCATGGCTCAAGACATCCTCCGATGGCTCAAGGATCAAGAGCAGGGAAAGCCGACTGACCCCTTGTTCCCTACGCTTTGCAGTCGCGTCTCGGGAGGACATCAAGGGCTCTCCAACGAGTTTGGCCGGATCATGGCAAAGGCGGGGATTGTGATTCCGCTCGGGCGCGAGAAAAAGGGGAAGGGCCGCCAGTTCCGCAAGAAAAGCTTTCACTCCTTCAAGCATCTATCTCACACGAGAATGCTAGAGGCAGACATTGGCGCGGAGCAAAGGCGACTAATGGGGGGGCACTCGTTAACCTCGACGGCGCATCTTTCCTATCTGCATATGCGGCCAGAATCTCAAACGGCCGCCCTTGCCAAGATCCCGAGCCTTATGGATTCAATGCCGGAGCCCGCGCCGGAGCCCGTCTCCGAGAAGAAACGCCCCGCCCGCCGCAAGGTTCAAGCTGGTTAA
- a CDS encoding helix-turn-helix domain-containing protein, giving the protein MFKPSEAAHLIRVHRCTIYGMIKRGSLPAIRVGKTLRIRKEDLQAFLS; this is encoded by the coding sequence GTGTTTAAGCCTTCCGAGGCCGCCCATCTCATACGGGTTCACCGATGCACCATTTACGGAATGATCAAGCGGGGCTCCCTCCCGGCAATCCGTGTCGGAAAAACACTCAGAATCCGTAAAGAGGATTTACAAGCCTTTCTTTCCTAA